A part of Tigriopus californicus strain San Diego chromosome 10, Tcal_SD_v2.1, whole genome shotgun sequence genomic DNA contains:
- the LOC131889702 gene encoding NAD-dependent protein deacetylase Sirt6-like gives MSCSYAEGLSPYDNKGKLGLPEQFDQPDKIRAQVEILAQWIRDSPHTVVHTGAGISTAAGIPDFRGPQGVWTLERQGRPPPPSLDWDSATPTFTHRALAVLTQAQRVQFVISQNIDGLHMRSSLSRRHLAELHGNMFVDQCTVCQRQFVRAQPAATVGQKVDASRSCPAPRPNGRRCRGKLADFVLDWEAELPEHDLDLSLAHSTLAHLSIVMGSTLQIIPAGNLPTYAPKFHSTGKLVIINLQPTKHDKKADLIIRGYVDEVMKLLMTELTLPVPDYQPTVDPVAMQLAVANPETFIEWTQDGPAAEKLTEMAQDVEKKFKLKRKAAKDSAQSMLGKMLKKAESDDKPIKTEEESLESKELKLPATSKPSALLNQATD, from the coding sequence ATGTCGTGCAGTTACGCCGAGGGCCTCTCGCCCTACGACAACAAGGGTAAACTAGGCCTGCCCGAACAATTCGACCAACCCGACAAGATCCGCGCCCAGGTTGAGATCCTGGCCCAGTGGATCCGGGACAGTCCCCATACCGTGGTCCACACCGGGGCGGGTATTAGCACGGCGGCTGGGATTCCCGATTTCCGTGGGCCCCAGGGCGTGTGGACGCTCGAGCGTCAAGGCCGTCCACCCCCGCCTAGCCTGGACTGGGATAGCGCCACACCCACCTTTACCCATCGGGCGCTTGCCGTGCTAACCCAAGCTCAGCGTGTTCAATTCGTGATTAGCCAGAATATCGATGGGCTCCATATGCGGTCCAGCTTAAGTCGGCGGCATTTAGCCGAGCTCCATGGCAACATGTTTGTGGATCAATGTACCGTTTGCCAACGCCAATTTGTGCGCGCCCAGCCCGCCGCCACCGTAGGACAGAAGGTCGATGCCAGTCGCTCCTGCCCAGCACCCCGCCCCAATGGCCGGCGGTGTCGCGGGAAATTGGCCGATTTCGTGCTAGATTGGGAAGCCGAATTGCCCGAGCACGATCTTGACTTGTCCTTGGCCCATTCCACCTTGGCGCACCTCAGTATTGTCATGGGCTCCACCCTCCAGATCATTCCGGCCGGGAATCTGCCTACGTACGCCCCCAAGTTCCATTCCACGGGCAAGCTGGTCATCATTAACCTCCAACCCACCAAACACGACAAAAAGGCCGATCTCATTATTAGGGGTTACGTGGACGAAGTCATGAAACTGCTCATGACCGAGCTGACCCTACCCGTGCCTGATTATCAGCCTACGGTTGACCCGGTGGCCATGCAGTTGGCCGTTGCCAATCCCGAGACGTTTATCGAATGGACGCAAGATGGCCCAGCGGCCGAGAAACTAACGGAAATGGCTCAGGACGTAGAAAAGAAGTTTAAATTGAAGCGCAAGGCGGCTAAAGACTCGGCCCAATCGATGCTGGGGAAGATGCTCAAAAAGGCTGAGTCTGACGACAAGCCCATAAAAACTGAAGAGGAATCATTGGAATCGAAAGAGCTGAAACTGCCTGCTACATCAAAGCCCAGCGCATTATTAAACCAAGCTACTGACTAA